The Triticum dicoccoides isolate Atlit2015 ecotype Zavitan chromosome 6A, WEW_v2.0, whole genome shotgun sequence genome has a window encoding:
- the LOC119317378 gene encoding protein SIEL-like isoform X1, protein MDEGLAASEPGPSVAKRARFMGPHASSSSGADPEMEIQALVSMASGLYPLARAEALSGLAAVLKKVNAGGGVVECCYACTEKLLRDEDEGIRLAAVRLVGLCVEKFATREELGGDGDQMDWVFLQLSSMARDMCTEVRIEAFNALAKMQRVSEGVLLQSLSKKIIKTDTGSASSIKGKKLPPKLSFPCAAGIFAHGVEDEFYQVRTIACKTLGALAKLSNQYAQKALDLLMDMMNDDTEAVRLQTLQALFDMATYGCLSMQEKHMHTFLGILMDANVVVRNAARKILGSVNLPKLQMFKSALDGLIAGLKKNPEDQDIYGVLFSIGKNHGSFSANIAKHLAKEINMASDGELILDKPRIKALLMVSVSAAYDDKDKKLDIPTVIFSHAIPLFGMISCALAEDEQDSLLSYLYRQAGMQFWEKKLVSAEGGDYECFSVETVGGTHAQVETTGKTTKYLDEVVIKQSTRIILETVKGAWVMIKPCSIGEVQSTLRTCKEEVNSLAVNSSGSTSAVLSFVCDYLDAVQLIVEIWWFIQLDDSHAFGPTSLDILLEKLDTSVRRMKCCYAGLNRELEVQVLEFALLAILCRLSEFGTCSILVLDKLHWIINHIDGLCADGSYELSDFSKEVKKVFDDNFINGTPIVNICTFLEIFDLKPARDFEMLNATTAVLQVRDTDSENPLSYVYGLPVGVAFDMSLCNTSSHDRIWLHMVAGQSVQHVFLDLSCFEGNDKMKSCSRVIPFYATPMACSFVLRACLVIECPFGSIGTHQEGHGGPRDCVVQLCDELDVYFVSADTEQRQWSK, encoded by the exons ATGGACGAGGGCCTCGCCGCTTCCGAACCCGGCCCGTCCGTCGCCAAGCGGGCTCGGTTTATGGGGCCGCATGCATCCAGTAGCTCAGGCGCTGACCCTGAGATGGAGATCCAAGCACTAGTCTCGATGGCCAGCGGACTCTACCCGTTGGCACGGGCGGAGGCGCTCAGCGGCCTCGCTGCGGTCCTCAAGAAGGTGAATGCCGGCGGCGGGGTTGTGGAGTGCTGCTACGCTTGCACGGAGAAATTGCTGAGGGACGAAGACGAGGGTATCAGGTTGGCCGCTGTGCGATTG GTTGGCCTTTGTGTGGAGAAGTTTGCCACGAGAGAGGAGTTGGGTGGTGATGGTGACCAAATGGACTGGGTTTTCCTACAG CTTAGCTCCATGGCTAGGGACATGTGTACAGAAGTAAGAATTGAAGCATTCAACGCACTTGCCAAAATGCAGAGAGTATCTGAAGGTGTTTTGCTTCAGTCGCTGTCTAAGAAGATCATAAAAACTGACACTGGGAGTGCCTCTAGCATCAAAGGGAAAAAACTACCACCTAAATTATCATTCCCCTGTGCTGCTGGCATATTTGCGCATGGGGTTGAAGATGAATTCTATCAG GTCCGAACAATTGCATGTAAAACGCTGGGAGCTCTTGCAAAGCTTTCAAACCAATATGCACAGAAGGCCTTGGACTTGTTGATGGACATGATGAATGATGATACAGAAGCAGTTAGACTGCAAACTTTGCAGGCACTGTTTGATATGGCAACATATGGATGTTTGAGCATGCAGGAGAAGCACATGCACACG TTCCTTGGCATATTGATGGATGCCAATGTCGTAGTTCGAAATGCAGCACGCAAGATCCTAGGGTCAGTGAATCTGCCTAAACTTCAAATGTTTAAATCTGCACTTGATGGTCTCATTGCGGGTCTGAAGAAAAATCCGGAG GATCAAGATATATATGGCGTTCTGTTTTCCATTGGCAAGAATCATGGGAGCTTTTCAGCCAATATAGCCAAACatttagccaaagag ATCAATATGGCATCTGATGGAGAGCTGATCTTGGATAAACCTAGAATCAAAGCATTGTTAATGGTTTCTGTCTCGGCTGCTTATGATGATAAAGACAAAAAACTGGATATACCCACAGTTATATTTTCACATGCAATTCCCCTATTTGGGATGATCTCGTGTGCACTAGCCGAAGATGAACAGGATTCACTCTTATCCTATTTGTATCGTCAAGCTGGAATGCAGTTTTGGGAAAAGAAGTTAGTGTCTGCAGAAGGTGGAGATTATGAATGTTTCAGTGTTGAAACTGTGGGAGGAACTCATGCACAGGTAGAAACGACTGGAAAAACAACCAAGTACTTAGATGAAGTCGTGATAAAGCAATCGACAAGGATCATATTAGAAACAGTTAAAGGAGCCTGGGTTATGATAAAGCCGTGCAGTATAGGAGAAGTTCAAAGTACTCTGAG AACATGCAAAGAAGAAGTCAATAGCTTAGCTGTAAATTCTTCTGGATCAACTAGTGCGGTGTTGAGCTTTGTATGCGACTATCTTGATGCAGTACAGCTCATTGTTGAAATATGGTGGTTCATTCAGTTGGATGATTCTCATGCTTTTGGCCCCACATCACTTGATATTTTGCTTGAGAAGTTGGATACATCTGTGAGAAGGATGAAATGTTGTTATGCTGGATTGAATAGAGAACTGGAGGTTCAAGTTTTGGAGTTTGCTTTGTTAGCTATTTTATGTAGACTGTCCGAGTTTGGAACATGTTCAATATTAGTGCTAGATAAGTTGCATTGGATAATTAATCACATTGATGGTCTGTGTGCCGATGGATCCTATGAGCTTTCCGACTTCAGCAAAGAAGTTAAGAAAGTGTTTGATGATAACTTTATCAACGGCACTCCTATTGTCAACATTTGCACCTTTCTTGAAATCTTTGATCTAAAACCAGCAAGAGATTTTGAAATGCTTAATGCTACAACTGCTGTGCTGCAAGTCCGGGATACAGATTCTGAAAATCCGTTATCATATGTTTATGGATTACCCGTGGGCGTGGCGTTTGACATGTCTCTGTGCAATACCTCTAGTCATGATAGAATATGGCTCCACATGGTTGCTGGTCAGTCCGTCCAACATGTCTTCTTAGACTTGTCTTGTTTTGAGGGCAATGATAAGATGAAGAGCTGCTCCAGAGTCATTCCTTTCTATGCTACCCCAATGGCATGTTCATTTGTTCTGAGGGCATGCTTGGTAATTGAATGCCCATTTGGAAGTATCGGCACTCACCAGGAAGGACATGGAGGGCCAAGAGATTGTGTAGTGCAACTATGTGATGAATTGGATGTCTACTTTGTTAGTGCTGATACCGAGCAAAGGCAATGGTCGAAATGA
- the LOC119317378 gene encoding protein SIEL-like isoform X2, producing the protein MDWVFLQLSSMARDMCTEVRIEAFNALAKMQRVSEGVLLQSLSKKIIKTDTGSASSIKGKKLPPKLSFPCAAGIFAHGVEDEFYQVRTIACKTLGALAKLSNQYAQKALDLLMDMMNDDTEAVRLQTLQALFDMATYGCLSMQEKHMHTFLGILMDANVVVRNAARKILGSVNLPKLQMFKSALDGLIAGLKKNPEDQDIYGVLFSIGKNHGSFSANIAKHLAKEINMASDGELILDKPRIKALLMVSVSAAYDDKDKKLDIPTVIFSHAIPLFGMISCALAEDEQDSLLSYLYRQAGMQFWEKKLVSAEGGDYECFSVETVGGTHAQVETTGKTTKYLDEVVIKQSTRIILETVKGAWVMIKPCSIGEVQSTLRTCKEEVNSLAVNSSGSTSAVLSFVCDYLDAVQLIVEIWWFIQLDDSHAFGPTSLDILLEKLDTSVRRMKCCYAGLNRELEVQVLEFALLAILCRLSEFGTCSILVLDKLHWIINHIDGLCADGSYELSDFSKEVKKVFDDNFINGTPIVNICTFLEIFDLKPARDFEMLNATTAVLQVRDTDSENPLSYVYGLPVGVAFDMSLCNTSSHDRIWLHMVAGQSVQHVFLDLSCFEGNDKMKSCSRVIPFYATPMACSFVLRACLVIECPFGSIGTHQEGHGGPRDCVVQLCDELDVYFVSADTEQRQWSK; encoded by the exons ATGGACTGGGTTTTCCTACAG CTTAGCTCCATGGCTAGGGACATGTGTACAGAAGTAAGAATTGAAGCATTCAACGCACTTGCCAAAATGCAGAGAGTATCTGAAGGTGTTTTGCTTCAGTCGCTGTCTAAGAAGATCATAAAAACTGACACTGGGAGTGCCTCTAGCATCAAAGGGAAAAAACTACCACCTAAATTATCATTCCCCTGTGCTGCTGGCATATTTGCGCATGGGGTTGAAGATGAATTCTATCAG GTCCGAACAATTGCATGTAAAACGCTGGGAGCTCTTGCAAAGCTTTCAAACCAATATGCACAGAAGGCCTTGGACTTGTTGATGGACATGATGAATGATGATACAGAAGCAGTTAGACTGCAAACTTTGCAGGCACTGTTTGATATGGCAACATATGGATGTTTGAGCATGCAGGAGAAGCACATGCACACG TTCCTTGGCATATTGATGGATGCCAATGTCGTAGTTCGAAATGCAGCACGCAAGATCCTAGGGTCAGTGAATCTGCCTAAACTTCAAATGTTTAAATCTGCACTTGATGGTCTCATTGCGGGTCTGAAGAAAAATCCGGAG GATCAAGATATATATGGCGTTCTGTTTTCCATTGGCAAGAATCATGGGAGCTTTTCAGCCAATATAGCCAAACatttagccaaagag ATCAATATGGCATCTGATGGAGAGCTGATCTTGGATAAACCTAGAATCAAAGCATTGTTAATGGTTTCTGTCTCGGCTGCTTATGATGATAAAGACAAAAAACTGGATATACCCACAGTTATATTTTCACATGCAATTCCCCTATTTGGGATGATCTCGTGTGCACTAGCCGAAGATGAACAGGATTCACTCTTATCCTATTTGTATCGTCAAGCTGGAATGCAGTTTTGGGAAAAGAAGTTAGTGTCTGCAGAAGGTGGAGATTATGAATGTTTCAGTGTTGAAACTGTGGGAGGAACTCATGCACAGGTAGAAACGACTGGAAAAACAACCAAGTACTTAGATGAAGTCGTGATAAAGCAATCGACAAGGATCATATTAGAAACAGTTAAAGGAGCCTGGGTTATGATAAAGCCGTGCAGTATAGGAGAAGTTCAAAGTACTCTGAG AACATGCAAAGAAGAAGTCAATAGCTTAGCTGTAAATTCTTCTGGATCAACTAGTGCGGTGTTGAGCTTTGTATGCGACTATCTTGATGCAGTACAGCTCATTGTTGAAATATGGTGGTTCATTCAGTTGGATGATTCTCATGCTTTTGGCCCCACATCACTTGATATTTTGCTTGAGAAGTTGGATACATCTGTGAGAAGGATGAAATGTTGTTATGCTGGATTGAATAGAGAACTGGAGGTTCAAGTTTTGGAGTTTGCTTTGTTAGCTATTTTATGTAGACTGTCCGAGTTTGGAACATGTTCAATATTAGTGCTAGATAAGTTGCATTGGATAATTAATCACATTGATGGTCTGTGTGCCGATGGATCCTATGAGCTTTCCGACTTCAGCAAAGAAGTTAAGAAAGTGTTTGATGATAACTTTATCAACGGCACTCCTATTGTCAACATTTGCACCTTTCTTGAAATCTTTGATCTAAAACCAGCAAGAGATTTTGAAATGCTTAATGCTACAACTGCTGTGCTGCAAGTCCGGGATACAGATTCTGAAAATCCGTTATCATATGTTTATGGATTACCCGTGGGCGTGGCGTTTGACATGTCTCTGTGCAATACCTCTAGTCATGATAGAATATGGCTCCACATGGTTGCTGGTCAGTCCGTCCAACATGTCTTCTTAGACTTGTCTTGTTTTGAGGGCAATGATAAGATGAAGAGCTGCTCCAGAGTCATTCCTTTCTATGCTACCCCAATGGCATGTTCATTTGTTCTGAGGGCATGCTTGGTAATTGAATGCCCATTTGGAAGTATCGGCACTCACCAGGAAGGACATGGAGGGCCAAGAGATTGTGTAGTGCAACTATGTGATGAATTGGATGTCTACTTTGTTAGTGCTGATACCGAGCAAAGGCAATGGTCGAAATGA